A genome region from Panthera leo isolate Ple1 chromosome A2, P.leo_Ple1_pat1.1, whole genome shotgun sequence includes the following:
- the RTP3 gene encoding receptor-transporting protein 3, producing the protein MGEDMEVWKQVFQELIQELKPWHKWTLTLDKDLLPNTLQPGWSQYQQWAFARFQCSLCSRRWASSQVQVLFHMHKSKGEPQGQVKMRVFAQRCRKCCQSPFEVPEFTTENISRILNNLVFRILKKCYREGFKSMEELPMIKEISLEGPHDSNNCEACLQGFCAQSGVGPAVQAPVSPALASISSPTFGTIIPVPSPAGSGTTVDAVNTQANKGKPLPRPSYAGPTQAASLPTHWSPRANTYHHMERRVQVSRWREGLCSHIAPNPRCRYGNVCCFCLVLVIVVVIIVETVQWISR; encoded by the exons ATGGGTGAGGACATGGAGGTATGGAAGCAGGTGTTCCAGGAATTAATTCAGGAGCTGAAACCATGGCACAAATGGACCTTGACACTAGACAAAGACCTTCTTCCCAACACCCTGCAGCCAGGGTGGTCACAGTACCAGCAGTGGGCCTTCGCCAG GTTCCAGTGCTCCCTGTGCTCTCGTCGTTGGGCCTCTTCCCAAGTTCAGGTCCTTTTCCACATGCACAAGAGTAAGGGGGAACCCCAGGGCCAGGTGAAGATGAGGGTCTTTGCCCAGAGATGTCGGAAGTGCTGTCAGTCTCCATTTGAGGTTCCCGAGTTCACCACAGAGAACATCTCAAGGATCCTGAATAACTTGGTGTTCCGAATTCTGAAGAAATGCTACAGAGAAGGATTTAAGTCAATGGAGGAGCTTCCTATGATCAAGGAAATCTCTCTTGAGGGGCCGCATGACAGTAACAACTGTGAGGCATGTCTACAGGGCTTTTGTGCTCAGAGTGGGGTGGGTCCAGCTGTGCAGGCACCGGTGTCCCCAGCACTTGCCTCCATAAGCTCACCTACTTTCGGGACCATCATTCCCGTGCCCTCTCCCGCAGGGAGTGGCACCACAGTGGACGCGGTGAACACCCAGGCCAACAAGGGGAAGCCTTTACCCAGACCCTCGTATGCAGGGCCCACGCAGGCTGCCAGCCTCCCCACCCACTGGAGCCCGAGAGCAAACACCTACCACCACATGGAGAGGCGAGTTCAGGTCTCCCGCTGGAGGGAAGGACTCTGTTCCCACATAGCCCCGAATCCCAGGTGCAGGTATGGGAATGTTTGCTGTTTTTGCCTCGTTCTAGTCATCGTGGTGGTGATTATCGTAGAGACTGTTCAGTGGATCTCAAGGTGA